The Streptomyces griseiscabiei genomic sequence ACGCGCTGGCGCCCGCCCTGCTCGACCTGTTCGGCCAGGACCAGCATCTGCTGATCCTCGGCGACAACGAGTGCGGCAAGACGAACCTGCTGAAGCTGGTCGCGGCGCGGCTCGTGGAGCGGTACTCGGACGAGGAGCTGGTCTTCGGCGTCTTCGACCCCCGGCGCGGGCTGCGCGGAGTGATCCCGGAGCCGTACCGGGGCGGGTACGCGCACAACGCGAAGCTCGCGGCGGGGCTGGCGACGGGGATCGCCGGCGAGCTGGAGAAGCGGATGCCGGAGAGCGCCGACCCGGACGCGCTCACCGACGAGCCCGCGTTCGAGGGGCCGCGGATCGTGATCCTGGTCGACGACTACGACATCCTGACCACCGCCGGACAGCAGCCGCTGTCGCCGTTCCTGCCGTACGTCTCGTCGGCGCAGGACATCGGGCTGCACTTCGTGATCACGCGCCGGGTCGCGGGCTCCTCCCGGGCGATGTACGAGCCGCTGCTGCAGACCCTGCGCGAGACCGGTACGGCGGCGCTGCTGATGACCGGTGAGCGGAGCGAGGGCCAGCTCTTCCCCGGTCTGTACGCCTCGGCGCAGCCGGCCGGGCGGGGCACGCTGGTCCGCCGGGGCCGCGCCCACCAGTTGATCCAGACGGCCCTCGACGGCGGCCTCGACGGCCGACCCGGCAGTGGCCCCGACAGCGAGGAGGGCGACCGCCCGTGACCAAGGACGTCATCGCCCTGACCCCGAGGATGCCCGATGTCTGGGCGCTCATGACGAGCCTGTACGCCGGAGGTTCGGAGCTGGATCTGTCGGCGGCGGCCGAGGGCGCGGTGGTCCAGTTGCACGGGCCCGGCGGGCGTCCGCTGGTGTCCGTGGAGTCGCCGGTGCTGGTGCAGGTGCCCGGTGAGGCGGAGCGGCTGCTCGGGCAGGCCATGGAGGCCCCGTTCTGGTGGACGGAGGCGCGGGCGTCCACGGCGGTGCCGGAGGCGGAGCGGCTCGCGGGGGTGGTGTGCGGGCGGCTCAACGCGCTGCTGGGCGGCTCGACCTGGCCGCCCGGGGCGGCGGGCACGAAGGTCGTCGATGTGTCGGCCGTGCCGTCGGCGGGGTCGGCGCAGCCCGCCGTGGACGTGGTGACCGAGAACGCGGCGGTCGTCCTCGTCGACCGGCCGGTGGTGGCGCTGACCAGCTGGCTCGCGGAGATCATGCGGACGGCGGTGGTGTCCCGGCGGTCGCTGCAGATCGTCACCCCGGCCGGGGTGCGGCTGACCCCGGCCGCCCGTGCGACGCTCGCGCGCGTCCCCAACCGGTGGGTGGTCCAGGACCCGGAGTGCGGGTACTACGACGGGGTGTCGGGGGCGGTGCTGCGCTGGCGGGACGGCGCGTTCACCCCCGCGCTCGCCGAGGACGGGACGGCGACGGTGGCCGGCGCGTTCACCCGCCCGACGGACGGGGACGCTCCCGGGCGGCAGCTGATCGTCGCCCTGCGGACCGTGCACAGGGCCGACGAGCGGCTGCTGCTCGGCGGGGCCCTGGAGGCGGCCTGGCGGGCGCTGACGGGTGCGGCGCCGGTGGGCTGGGGCACGGCGGAGCCGGTCAACCTCCCCTGGTCGCTGCGGCAGTTGACGGACCTGGCGCGGGAGCGGGCGCCCGAGCCCTCGCAGGTGGTCGTGGTGGGCGCCCCGGAGCGACCGGCCATGGCCACGGTCCGGGTGACCCGGACGACGAAGGGCGTGGAGGAGGACGCGGTCCTCACGCTCGGGTACGCGGCCGGTGAGGAGCCGCCGCTGGACCGGATCGAGGCGCTGGCCGACACCCTGGTGCGGGAGCACGGGCTGCGGACCATGCTGACCTCGGTGCGCGTGGCCCGCGCCGATCTGACGACCGCGCCCCGGCTGGAGGGCCCGCCGCTCCCGTACGCCTTCACGCTCGGCCCGGAGGACGTCCACGCCATCGGCCTGGACCACGCCCGCCGGCCCCCGGTGGAGGTCCGCGCCCGCCACCTCGGCCCGGCGTCCCGTCCGGCCCTGCACTACCCCCTCGGGGACGGCGCGGACCCCGGGGCCTGGGCACGGCTGCAGCAGCTCACGGCCCATCTCAAGGGCGATCATTCCCGGCCAGTCACCCCTGCTCGGTGAGGGTGACTCGCGTCACTAACTCAACGACCAATACGAGCAGTAAGAGCTCTGACGGGTGAGGGATTTACCGGCCTGACCAGGGTCCCTAACCTCCCGGCAACAGCTGCCAGAAGGCACGCGCCAGGAGGAGAACCATGGCCAGATCCAGCCAGCCCAGCACCCGACGCATCGTCGTCACCGCGTGCGCCGCGACGCTCGCCCTCGGCAGCCTGGCCGCCTGCGGCGGCGGTGACGGCGACGCGCCGAAGGTGGCGGAGAACAAGATCGCGGCGGGCCAGGTGCCGGACTACTACCCGGCGGACTACGCGGACCTGATCGCGGCGGCGGAGAAGGAGGGCGGCAAGCTCACCGTCTACTCCAACCTCGGTGACGAGAACATGGCGCCGATCGTCCGGGACTTCAAGAAGAAGTACGACTTCATCAAGACGGTCTCCGTCAACGAGCTGGACAGCGACGAGCTGTTCCAGAAGACCCTCTCGGAGAACGCGGCCGGTTCCTCCCCGGCGGATGTGCTGATCTCCAGCGCGGCGACCGCGTGGTCGGACTTCTCGGCCCGCAAGGGCACGGTCCTCACGTACAAGTCGCCCGAGCTGGAGGAGCTGGGCGCGAGCGCGGAGCTGCTGCCGAGCGTGTACTCGCTGTCGCAGGACCCGATGACGATCGCGTACAACACGTCGCTGATGGAGACCCCGCCGACCACGCTGACGGACTTCGCGAAGATCGTGACGGGGGACGAGGCCAAGTTCAAGAACAAGGTGACGGTCCGCGACCCGGAGGGCTCGTTCGGCTTCACCGTCACGCGGGCGCTCACCGAGGGCAACCCGGAGGCGTGGGACGACCTGAAGAAGATCCTGCCGCTGACCCGCCCGGAGACCTCCTCCGGCACGCAGCTGGAGAAGATCGTCGCCGGTGAGTACACGGCCGGATTCCTGATCAGCGCGTCCCCCGCCTACCCGGTGGTCGAGGACAGCGCGGGTCTTGTGAAGATCGTCTTCCCGAAGGACGGCACGGTCGTGCTGCCGCGCGGCATGGGGATCGCCGCCGAAGCGCCGCACCCGGCGACCTCGAAGCTCTTCATGGACTTCGCCCTCTCCGAGGAGGGTCAGCGCGCGGTCGCCGAGGGCGGTCTGGCCTCGTACCGCGACGGGGTGAAGGGCGAGGGCCTGCACACCTACCAGGAGGTCGTGGACGCGGTCGGCGAGGAGAACATCATCCACGTCAAGTACGAGCCGGTCTCCAAGGACGACTCCGCGGCCTGGCTGGAGCGCTTCGACGGACTCCGTAAGTAGCCGGACTCCGCAGGCAGGCAGCTTTCAAGGACCGATCGGAGTCAGCCCAGATGTCAACCCTCACCCAGCCACCCCGCACACCCGCGGACGAGTCACCGGCGGAGACGTTCCGGCCCCCGCGCTACCGCCGCCCCTTCGGCATCGGACGGGACACGGTCGTCCAGTACGGCGTCCTGGCGTTCCTCGCCGTCCTGGTGCTGGCCCCGATCGTCCCGACCCTCTACCAGAGCATCCGCAACCGCCCGCTCTACGAGGCGGGCGGGGCGTTCACCCTCAGCGGCTACACCGACCTCTTCACCAAGGCCGGCTTCGGTGAAGTCGCCCTGAACACCCTGCTGTTCGCCTCGCTGACCACGGTCCTCAGTCTCGCGATCGCGATCCCGATGGCCATCGTGGTCGTCCGGACCAAACTGCCCGGCGGGCGGCTGATCGCCCTCGCCATGCAGTGGCCGTTCTTCATCTCGTCGCTGATCCTGGGCTTCGGCTGGATCATCATGTACGGCCCGGCCGGGTTCGTCAGCGTCAAGGTGCAGCAGCTCTTCGGCTCGGTGCCGTGGAACCTGTACTCGATCCCCGGCATGGCGCTCACGGAGGCCGTGGCGCTCGCCCCGATCGCGTACGTCTTCTGCGCCAACGCCCTGCGGCAGTCGGACGCCTCGCTCGAATCGGCCGCGCAGGTCTGCGGGGCCGGTCCCTTCCGCATCCTCGCCCAGGTGATCGTGCCGCTGCTGCGCCCGCCGATCGTCTACAGCGCGATTCTCGTCTTCTCCGTGTCGATCGAGACGCTGAGCGTGCCGCTGCTGTACGGCCAGCCCGTCAGCATCGACGTCTTCTCGACTTTCCTGTACCACAACGGACTTCAGTCGGTGGACCCCGACTACACGATGCTGGGCGCGGCCTCCACGGTCATCCTCGTCGTCACGCTGAGCCTGGTCGCCGTGCAGGCGAAGCTGCTGAAGGACGCGGCCCGGTTCGTGTCCGTGCGCGGCAAGGTGACCCGTCCGCGCAAGCTGGACCTGGGCTGGCTGAAGTGGGTCAGCATCGCGTGCATCTGGTTCTACGTGATCGTCGGCGCCCTGATCCCGATCGCGGGCCTGGTGATGCGGTCCTTCACGCTCGTGTTCACACCACTCCAGTCGCCGTTCAGGACGGTGACGACCAAGAACTACGAGATCGTCTTCGACTCCGACAACTATGTGCAGTCGCTGTACAACAGCATGATCGTGGCCGGGGTCGGCTCGGTCGTCGTGTCCGCGCTGGCCGTGTTCGCGGTGATGGTGGCCCGGCGGTCGACGTTCCGCTTCGGCCGGGCGGTGGAGTATCTGGCCCTGATCCCGCAGTCGCTGCCCGGCATCATCATCGGTATCGGCTTCTTCTGGGCCTTCGCGCTCGCGCCCTTCGGCATGGGCTCGGTGCTCCAGGGCACGATCTACGCCGTCATCATCGCCTTCGGGATGCGGGCCCTGCCCAGTGCGTTCGGCTCGGTGGCGCCGGCGATCATGCAGATCGGCGGGGAGCTGGACAACGCGGCCCGGGTCTCCGGCGCCGACTGGCTGATGACCTTCTTCCGGGTTCTGCGGGCCCTGATCACACCGGCGTTCGCGGGCGCGCTGATCCTCACCTTCGTGATCATGCTCAAGGAGTACTCCCCGGCCGTCTTCCTCTCCTCGGCCGACAACAACATCCTCGGCACCACCATGCTCAGTCTCTGGACGCAGGGCAGGGCCGGATCCGTCGCCGCGCTGGCCACCCTCCAGATCGGCATCACCGCGGTCTTCGTCGCACTCGCGGGACTGCTCATGAAGGGAAAGCACCATGCCTGAGGTGACCGTCAAGAACCTCGCCAAGACCTTCGGCGACAACTCCGTCCTGCGGGACGTCACCTTCACCATCAAGGACGGCGAGTTCTTCACGCTGCTCGGCGCGAGCGGCTGCGGCAAGTCGACGACGCTGAACTGCATCGCGGGTCTGGAGCAGCCGACGGAGGGCTCGATCGCGGTGGGCGGCAGACCCTTCGTGGACGCGGGCGCGGGGGTCTTCCTTCCTCCCGAGGAGCGCAACCTCGGCATGGTCTTCCAGTCGTACGCTCTGTGGCCGCACATGACCATCGCGAAGAACCTGGCCCTCCCCCTCAACATCCGCAAGGTGCCCAAGGAGAAGCAGAAGACGCTGATCCACGACGCGCTGGACAAGGTGGGGCTGGCCGCGCTCAGCGGCCGCTACCCGCATCAGCTCTCCGGCGGCCAGCAGCAACGCGTCGCGCTGGCACGGGCGTTGGTGTACTCGCCGAGTGTCCTGCTCCTCGACGAGCCGCTCTCCAACCTGGACGCGAAACTCCGCGAGCAGGCCCGCGCCTGGCTGAAGCGGCTCCAGGAGGAGCTGGGCATCACCACCGTCTACGTCACCCACGACCAGGACGAGGCGCTCGCGCTCAGCGACCGGATCGCCGTGATGGAGGGCGGCAACATGATCCAGATCGGCACCCCGCACGAGATCTACGAGAAGCCCGCGGCACCGGCGGTGGCCGCGTTCGTCGGCCGCTGCAACTTCCTCACCGGCAAGGTGGTGAGCGTGGACGGCACCCGGCACAGCGTGCTCCTCGACGCGAGCGGCGAGATCGTCCGGGTCGACAGCGAGGCACGCGTGCCGACCGGCGACTCCGTCACGGTCGCCGTCCGCCCCGAGCGCCTGGAGGTCGTCGCCTCCGCCGAGACCCCGGCGGGTGTGAACAGGCTCGACACCCAGGTCATCACCAGCTCCTACGTCGGCTCCCGCTACGAGTACGACGTCCGCCTCGGGGACCAGGTGGTGCAGGTGCTCAGCGCGGGCGGCGGCCTCGCGGGCGAGGTGGCCCTGGTCTTCGATCCGGGGCACGCGCTGCTGTACGCGGACCGGGTCGAACTGCCGAAGGACCAGCGGGACCTGCTGACAGTGACGTCGTAGCCCCGCACGTCGGAGCCCTGGACGTTGTAGCCCCAGACGTCGTGGCCCCCTGGCCCCGCGCCTCGCTGCCCGGTTCCGGCAGCGGGGCGCGGAGCATGGCTGCCTGTCGGCCCCGTTGTCTGCCCGGTCGTCATCGAGTGAAGCTGTGGCCATGAGAATCGGCGCGTCGCTGCTCACGCTGTCCCTGCTCCCGTTGCTGGCCTGTATCTGGGTGTTCGCCGTGTGGCTGCCCGGGGACATGGACCGGTACGTGGAGTACGGGAGGGCCGAGCCGTGCGCCGGCGGGGCCCCGGCGGCGGAGTGGGAGGACTGTCTGCGGACGGCCACCTTCACCGTCGACAGCACCAAGAACACGCGGAGCAGAAGCGGCGGTTACCGGGCGACGCTGTCCGGGGCACCCCACTGGAACGGCGTCGTGGAGTTCGGCGGCCCCGACCCGCTGCTGGAGCGGCTGCGGCCGGGTGACCGCGTCACCGGCACCGTCTGGCGCGGGGACGTCATGGCGCTCGGCCGGGGGGACGTGCGGCAGGGTACCTCCGAGGAACCTCGTGACGAGTACCAGATGACGGCCGCGATCGGCACGTTCGCGGGTCTGCTGGCGGCCCTGGGGTGCTGGCTCGGCGGGATGCGGCTGACCGGCCCCCGTGGTCACGAGCACCGCACCTGGGCCCGGTACGGCAGACCCCTGTTCTTCACGCTGCTCACCGTCTGCTGCGGGGTGGGGCTGCCGTTCGTCTGGCTCGGCCTCCCGTGGTGGCTGGTGCCCACCGTCGTCGTCCCCGTCATGGTGTACACGGCGTGGCAGCTCCACCGGTACCGGCGGTCGCAGGCGGCACGGCAGCCGGTGCCGGTGGCGGTGGCGGTGCCGGTGGTGGAGTAGGGGCCGGCTCCGCGTCGGTCCCGCCGGCTCCCTCGCGCGTCGCGTCGACGGCCCGTTCGAGGAGGTCGAGGGCCTGGGCCTCGCCCTTGCGGTGGCCGGCGGTGCGGTGCAGGGCGAGGGCCTCGTGGGCGTGGGCGGCGGCGACCGCCGGTTCGCCGCGCTGGAGTGCGGCGCGGGCCAGGACGAGCAGGGCCTCGCCCTCCACGAGGACGTACTCCGTGCGGCGGGCGAGGGCCAGGGCGCGCTCGGCCTGCTGCCGGTCGGCGGGGTCCGGCACGGAGGCGAGGCCCAGCAGGGCGCGCGCCTCCAGGTCGTACGCGCCCCGGTCGCGGGCCTGTTTGAGCGCCTCTCGGTAGACGTGCGCGGCCTCGCCGTTTCGGCCGAGAGCGAGCAGGACGGAGCCGAGCGTGACCCGGGCCGCCGCGCGGAAGTAGTCGTCGACGTCCTGGTCACTCAACTCGGTGGCGGCCGTGGCGAGTTCGAGGGCGCGGGCGAGGTCGCCGGTGTCGCGGTGGGCCGAGGCCCGCAGGCGCAGTACGTGCGCCTCGCTGCCCACGTCCGCGCTCTCCCGGGCCATCGACAGGGCGGCGTCGAGGTGGGCCGCCGCCCGGTGGCGGTCGCCGAGGAGGTTCAGGAGCTGTCCGAGGGCGGCCTGCCGGTGGATCTGGTTGTGCCGGGAGTCCCGGGACCGCGCCAGGGTGTCGGCCCTGACCATGTGGTCGAGCGACTCGGACAGCCGCCCCAGGTCGCGCAGCACATGGGAGAGGCCGGCCAGGACGACCGGATGCCCGTCCGGCAGGCCGTTGCGCCGGTCGATCTCCATGGCCCGCTCCAGATGCTCCGCGCTGCGCCGCAGCCGGCCGCTGATCCGGGTCACCATGCTGAGATTGGTGTGCGCGGTGGCGGCGACCGCCGGCGCGCCGACGGCCTCGGCGAGCGCGAGCATCTGCTCGAAGTGGGCGATCGCCGCTTCGGGGCGGCCTTGTTGGATGTACGCGATGCCGAGGATGTTGTGCGCGGTGCCCTGGGCCAGGGGTTGTCCGGCGGCACGCGCGGCAGAGAGCGCGGCCTCGCCCAGGGCGGTCCAGTCGACGGCGAGTTTGCGGGTCCAGGTGTAGCCGCGCAGGGCGTCGGGGAGCAGCCAGGCCGCCGGATGGTTCTCGACGGCCGCCTGCCGGACGGCCGCGGCGACGTTGGCCAGTTCGGTGTCCAGCCAGCGGATCGCCGCCCGCGCGTCGGGAATCTCCGCCGAGGCCACCGCGGCGTCGGGGCCGCCGCCCTCTCCCCGGGGCAGCAGGCGCTGCTGCCCCGGGTAGAGCAGCTGGGCGCAGCGGTCCACCACCGCCACCAGCCAGTCGTACAGCCGTCTCCGGGCGGCCCGGCGGTCGGGCTCGCTCTCCGTGGCGCGCAGCCGTTCGGCGGCGTACAGCGCGACGAGGTCGTGGCAGCGGTACCGGCCGGGCCGGTGTTCGCGCAGCAGGTGGGCGGCGGTGAGCCGGTCCAGCAGCGCGGCGGCCTCTTCGGGCGTGGTGCCCGCGACGACGGCGGCGGCCCGCAGCCCGGTCTCGGGGCCGGGCAGCAGGGCCAGGACGCGGAACATCCACCGCACCGGGGCGTCGAGGGCGTAGTACGAGTGGTCGAAGGCGGCCCGTACGGCGGTGGACCGGTCTCCGGTGACCGACAGCGCAGTGAGCCGGTCGCCCTCTCCCAGTTCGTCGGCCTGTTCGCGCAGGGTGCGGACGGGGGTGTGGTCGAGGTTGGCGGCGGTGATCCGCAGGGCCAGCGGGAGGTGTCCGCAGGCGCGGGCCAGGTCGGCGGCGGCGCGCGGGTCGGCGTCGACGCGGGCCCGGCCGAGGGTGCGCACCAGCAGCAGCCGGGACTCCTCGGCGCTGAGCACGTCCAGCGCGATCCGGCGGGCCCCGTCGCGGGCGGCGAGCCCGGCGAGCCGGTCGCGGCTGGTGACCAGGACCAGACAGCCGGGGCCGCCGGGCAGCAGGGGCCTGATCTGGTCCGGGTCGGCGGCGTTGTCGAGGACGACCAGCATCCGCCGTCCGGCGGCCAGGGTGCGGTACAGGTCGGCGGCGGCCTCGGGTGAGCCGGGGACCCGTTCCGGGGCCACGCCCAGCGCGAGCAGGAACCGGGCCAGCGCCTCGACGGGGCGCAGCGGGGCGCCCTGGGCGTGGCCGCGCAGATCCACGAAGAGCTGCCCGTCGGGGAAGCGGTCACGCACCCGGTGCGCCCAGTGCACGGCCAGGGCGGTCTTGCCCGCCCCGGCGACACCGGTGAGGGCGCACAACACGCCTCCGCCCCGGCCGGGTTCGGGCCCGGCCCCGTCGAGCAGGGCGTCGAGGCGGGCGAGTTGGTCGGTACGGCCGGTGAAGTACGCGGCGTCGTACGGCAGCAGCGCGGGCACGGGTGCGGGGGCGGGGGCGGCGAGCGCTCGGGTGGTGGCGGTGTGCGGGAGGTCCATACGCAGGACGCGCAGGTGGGCGTCGGTCAGTTCGGGGCCGGGGCGGACGCCGAGCTGGTCGTCGAGGCGGTCACGCAGGGCCGTGTAGAGGCCGAGGGCGGCGGCCTGCTCGCCGGACGCGGCGAGCGCGAGCATCAGCCGGGCGTGGACCCCTTCGTGCAGGGGCTCCAGGTCGGCGGCCCTGCGCAGTTCGCCTACGGCGTTGTCCGTCGTCCCGGCGGCGAGGGCGCTGTCGGCGTACGCCTGGAGCACCGACAGCCGCAGCCGGGTGAGGGTGACGGCGGAGGGGTGTTCGCGCAGCCGCGACGGCATGTCCTGGAGGACGGCCCCGCGCCACAGCCGTAACGCCGCCTCGGCCTGGGCGTACGCCTCGTCCGTGCCCTCGGGGAGCACGGCCAGGACGGCGAACCGGGCCGCGTCCGACCGGTGTTCGTCCAGGTCCAGCGCATAACCGGTGCGGGTGCGGAGCAGCGGGCCGCCCGCGGAGTCCCCGGGGCGGACCGCCGCGGCGAGCAGTCTGCGCAGCCGGGCCACGTAGGTGTGGACCATGTTCAGGGAGCTGGCGGGCGGCCGGTCGTCCCACAGGATGTCGACGATCTCGTCCAGGGACACGGGGGCGCCGGGGTGGAGGCCGAGGAGGGCCAGCAGGGTGCTCTGTTTCGCGGCGCCGGGCGGGGTGTGCCTGCCGGTCACCATGAGGGTGAGTGGGCCGAGGATGCCGAGCTGGAACGGTGGCGAGTCCAGGGGCCCCGGTTCACCGTCGGACCCGAGGGCCGCGAGCAGCCTGAGGACGGTGGGGCTGTGCGATGACCGTGCCCGGCCGTGCTCGATCTCGCGGATGGCGCGGACACTCACCCCCGCGAGTTCGGCGAGTCGGGGCTGGCTCAGGCCCAGTCGCGTCCGCCGCTCGCGTAGCCAGGCCCCCAACTGCTCAGGTGTGCGCCCCAACGTGTCCCACTTCTCCGTTCCGGATGCATGACAGTACGTGCCCGTGGAGTCACCTGAAGAGGTCAATCCCCGCCAAGAGCGGACCGAAAAAATCCACAACCGAACGAGAAACAAAGGAATGTGACGATGAGTCAGAGTCGTGGGCGGTCCGCGCCGCCTGCCGCACGACCGGCAACGTTTGCCGCCCCGAGTCCGGCGACGGCCCTGGCAGCTCACTCCTTTGCGCAGGTCAGGACCGGTTGTGTCAGACGAGACAGATGCCGGTCGCCGGTACAGAAACAGCCCAGCGTTTCGCCGGTCCCCCTTCCTACAGTCGAGCCATCGGGCCGGGGAGGCGCTCCAGGAACCGGACGCGCGCTCGGCGTTCTCTGAAAGGGCACAGAATGGACCGTTCTCCGCTCACCAGACGTGGCGCGCTGACCGCCGCCATGGCCACCACCGCCGCGCTCGCCGTCCCCGTGGCGGCCCATGCGAGCGCCCCGGCGAAGGCCGGCGCCGCCGAGGCCGGGCAGCTGATGCCGAAGATCCCGAAGGGCAAGGTCCTGCGGGTCGCCATGGCGGACACCGAGAAGGCGGCCGGGCGGCCGGGGTCCGCGCGACAGGCCTCGCTGACGGACGACACCGTGCTTCCGAACGACACCATGGGCTGGGACACGGTGTCCGCCGTCAAGCTGACGGATGTGAACCGGGCCATCGCCGGCAACACCACCCTGCCCGACTCCTGGAGCGCCGAGATCGAGGCGTCCCCCTTCAGCCAGCAGGTCCAGGTCACCGGCGGATTCGACACCTGGTCCCTGACGCCCGGCGGCACCGGCGGCAACGTCCTCATGTCGATCCCGTTCACCGCCACACTGGTCGTCGGGGATCCGACCCAGAAGCCCACCACGTACGACATCCAGGGCGGTACGTCGACCGTCGAGGTCTCTCTGGAGTACCACAACTCATCCAGCGACAGGAACGTGAAGGAGCTGAAGCTCCAGTCGTCGCCCGACGACGGTGGCGACGACGACGGCGATGACGACGACGACAAGCCGCTCGCGCTGGTCACCAAGCTGAATTTCACCGCGCCGGTCATCCGGGACTCGGCGGAGAAGGCCGCGGTGATCCGGAACCTGGAGACCCTGCTCCAGCAGTGGCTGAACTCCAGGGACGCGAACGACACCGCGAACCTCGGGAAGTTCGACCACGTGTTCGCCACCGTCGATCTGAACACCGCCGAGGCACAGGGCGAGTTGGCCTGGCTCACCCCCACGACCCGGGAGTACGCCTACGTCAACGGCAAGACCCCCGACACCTCCTACCTCGGTGTGCTGTGCATGACCGAGAACCGCGACCCGGGCACGGCCGCACAGGAGCTCGCACCGGGCGCCATCATCGCCGGGGCGCAGGCCACGTTCACCCTCTCCATGGAACGTGTGATCGACAAGATGGTCATGCCGGCGCTCAAGCACAGTTTCCCCGACGGCGATTTCGTCGTGCAGGGCGACGAGGTCCTGAGCAAGGGGGACTTCTCCCTGGACCCCGTCAAGGGAGGCGGCCTCACGTACTACCCGAAGGCGACGTCCTTCGACTTCTCCGTGCTCGGGCAGACGTTGCAGGTGGAGATGGACGTCCACATCCCCATCTCACCGGGGATCGACGGCTACGCCACCATGAAGTACCGCGTACTGCCGTCGATGACGCAGAACGACAAGGGCGAGCCCACGCTGACCTTCGACGTCGTCACCCAGGACTCCGACCACTGGTACACGGTCGCGGACTGGGTCGAGGGGATCGAGATCGGGGTGGACATCGTCTTCGCCATCCTGACGGCCGGTGTCGGCGTGATGCTCGCCCGGGGTGCGAGCCTGATGGTGAAGGTCGCCATCGCCGTTGTATCGGCTCTCGTCGCCGGTCTGCCGGCGCTCTTCGAGTCGATCCCGCTGTTCAACGCCACGGCCGCGCTCAAGAGCCTGCCCGGTATGACGGAGATGGTGAACGCGGTGACGGGGCCCATCACCTGGGCCGACGCCAAGACCTTCAACCCCACCACGGCCATGATCAACGGAGGCCTCCAGGTCGGCGGAACCTGCTTCAGCCAGTAGCCGGACCAAGGGAAAGGACTTCCTCATGGATCGCTCCGCACTCACCCGGCGCGGCGCGCTGAGCGCCGCCTTCGGCTCCGCCGCGGCGCTCGCCGTCCCCGCCACCGCGCAGGCCGCCACCGCGCCGGAGGCGGCGGTCGGCACCTCTGCCCTGCTGCCGGCCGTGCCCCGGGGCAAGCGCCTCCACCTGTCCTACGCGGACGCCGACTCCACGACCGCGCGGAAGGCCTCCGCGCGGAAGGCGTCCGCGCGACTGGGGGACACTCCTCCCACCGATGATTTCTCCACCTTCGGCTGGGACACCGTCTCCGTCATCGCGCTGACGGACGTCAACAACGCCATCGCCAAGTACGGCACCTCACCGAGCGCGTGGGACGGCACCGTCCCCGGCACGAA encodes the following:
- a CDS encoding DUF6177 family protein, whose protein sequence is MTKDVIALTPRMPDVWALMTSLYAGGSELDLSAAAEGAVVQLHGPGGRPLVSVESPVLVQVPGEAERLLGQAMEAPFWWTEARASTAVPEAERLAGVVCGRLNALLGGSTWPPGAAGTKVVDVSAVPSAGSAQPAVDVVTENAAVVLVDRPVVALTSWLAEIMRTAVVSRRSLQIVTPAGVRLTPAARATLARVPNRWVVQDPECGYYDGVSGAVLRWRDGAFTPALAEDGTATVAGAFTRPTDGDAPGRQLIVALRTVHRADERLLLGGALEAAWRALTGAAPVGWGTAEPVNLPWSLRQLTDLARERAPEPSQVVVVGAPERPAMATVRVTRTTKGVEEDAVLTLGYAAGEEPPLDRIEALADTLVREHGLRTMLTSVRVARADLTTAPRLEGPPLPYAFTLGPEDVHAIGLDHARRPPVEVRARHLGPASRPALHYPLGDGADPGAWARLQQLTAHLKGDHSRPVTPAR
- a CDS encoding ABC transporter substrate-binding protein, which produces MARSSQPSTRRIVVTACAATLALGSLAACGGGDGDAPKVAENKIAAGQVPDYYPADYADLIAAAEKEGGKLTVYSNLGDENMAPIVRDFKKKYDFIKTVSVNELDSDELFQKTLSENAAGSSPADVLISSAATAWSDFSARKGTVLTYKSPELEELGASAELLPSVYSLSQDPMTIAYNTSLMETPPTTLTDFAKIVTGDEAKFKNKVTVRDPEGSFGFTVTRALTEGNPEAWDDLKKILPLTRPETSSGTQLEKIVAGEYTAGFLISASPAYPVVEDSAGLVKIVFPKDGTVVLPRGMGIAAEAPHPATSKLFMDFALSEEGQRAVAEGGLASYRDGVKGEGLHTYQEVVDAVGEENIIHVKYEPVSKDDSAAWLERFDGLRK
- a CDS encoding ABC transporter permease; this translates as MSTLTQPPRTPADESPAETFRPPRYRRPFGIGRDTVVQYGVLAFLAVLVLAPIVPTLYQSIRNRPLYEAGGAFTLSGYTDLFTKAGFGEVALNTLLFASLTTVLSLAIAIPMAIVVVRTKLPGGRLIALAMQWPFFISSLILGFGWIIMYGPAGFVSVKVQQLFGSVPWNLYSIPGMALTEAVALAPIAYVFCANALRQSDASLESAAQVCGAGPFRILAQVIVPLLRPPIVYSAILVFSVSIETLSVPLLYGQPVSIDVFSTFLYHNGLQSVDPDYTMLGAASTVILVVTLSLVAVQAKLLKDAARFVSVRGKVTRPRKLDLGWLKWVSIACIWFYVIVGALIPIAGLVMRSFTLVFTPLQSPFRTVTTKNYEIVFDSDNYVQSLYNSMIVAGVGSVVVSALAVFAVMVARRSTFRFGRAVEYLALIPQSLPGIIIGIGFFWAFALAPFGMGSVLQGTIYAVIIAFGMRALPSAFGSVAPAIMQIGGELDNAARVSGADWLMTFFRVLRALITPAFAGALILTFVIMLKEYSPAVFLSSADNNILGTTMLSLWTQGRAGSVAALATLQIGITAVFVALAGLLMKGKHHA
- a CDS encoding ABC transporter ATP-binding protein; translated protein: MPEVTVKNLAKTFGDNSVLRDVTFTIKDGEFFTLLGASGCGKSTTLNCIAGLEQPTEGSIAVGGRPFVDAGAGVFLPPEERNLGMVFQSYALWPHMTIAKNLALPLNIRKVPKEKQKTLIHDALDKVGLAALSGRYPHQLSGGQQQRVALARALVYSPSVLLLDEPLSNLDAKLREQARAWLKRLQEELGITTVYVTHDQDEALALSDRIAVMEGGNMIQIGTPHEIYEKPAAPAVAAFVGRCNFLTGKVVSVDGTRHSVLLDASGEIVRVDSEARVPTGDSVTVAVRPERLEVVASAETPAGVNRLDTQVITSSYVGSRYEYDVRLGDQVVQVLSAGGGLAGEVALVFDPGHALLYADRVELPKDQRDLLTVTS